The following DNA comes from Flavisolibacter ginsenosidimutans.
CGAAAACAAACTTTTTGCCACGCTGGACACCACCACGCGAAAGATTGTGTACGAAGGCACACCGTTTTTGCTGAGCGACACGGTAGGTTTTATCCGCAAGCTGCCGCATCACCTGGTGGAAAGCTTTAAGAGTACGCTTGATGAAGTAAGAGAGGCGGATATTTTATTGCACGTGGTGGACATTTCGCATCCCAATTACGAAGACCAAGTAGCCGTAGTAAACAAAACCTTGCAGGAGATGAAGACACACGACAAGCCGGTGGTGATGGTTTTCAACAAAATGGATTTGTACATCAAGCAAACCTTCGACGAGTGGTTGAGCGAAGAAACAAAGGAGCAAATCATCAGCGACTTAAAAGCCCGCTGGCACAACGAAACCGGCGGTAATGCCATATTTGTTTCAGCGCTGGAACGCCTGCACATTGACGAACTGCGGAAAATCATTCTAGATAAAGTGCGGGAACTCTACCGCATTCGGTATCCGTACAAAACGGATTTTTTTTATTGATCGTGGATGTTCGGGATTTTAAAAGGATTGTTTGAATTGTTTACGATGGAGAAAAGAATCAATTGGGTAAAGATTGCGGAGAGCGTAAGCGACATTCCGTTTGATGCAAACGAAATTGCGGAAGTAATGGCCGGGGACAAGCGCATCTGCATCGGGAAGCATAAAGAAGAATTGTTTGCTTTTGCACACAAATGTCCGCACGCCAGCGGCTTTTTTAGCGAAGGCTTTATTGATGCGCTGGGCAACGTGGTTTGTCCGGTGCACCACTATAAGTTTTGCATGAAAAACGGCCGCAACATAAGCGGCGAAGGCTATTATTTAAAACATTGGCCGGTAGCGTTACGAAAAGACGGTGTATTTATTGGTTTCGACAGCCGCAAATTGTTTGACTTCTTCTAGGGCTTGGTCTTTTAGAAAATTTTATTTTAAAAGGCCAATTTTTGATTTGGCCGGAAAGGGAAAACGCCTATTTTTGCCGTCCTGAAATCAGAAATGATTTTGTTGGATTCCTCCTTAGCTCAGTTGGTTAGAGCATCTGACTGTTAATCAGAGGGTCTCAGGTTCAAGTCCTGAAGGGGGAGCAGGAATTAAAAGGTTATAAGTTGAAGAACGTATAACCTTTTTTATTGCATCGCGTACGATACGGTAAAGTCGCGGGCCCACAATTCGACATACTGTGAATCTCAAAAACAAAAGACTGTATGTTTTGTAACGAGGTTCTTTGCAGGAAACCCATATCCAATCCGCATCTTCACTTCACCTCTTCTCCATCAACAGAAACCTGTGCATTTGCAAGGGCTAATTTGTTTACACCCTCCTTTGTAAGAATCTTACAGTTTTCCAGTTGCATATTTTGGACGAAGAACACACCAAATGGATTTTCGGCCGTGATGATTACGTTTTGAAAAACGATGTTTGCTGCCGGTGCTTCCGGCAATCCCCAAATTAAGCCGGCCCGCTTTCCCTTTTGGGTGGTGGCCGTTATGTTTTGGAACTTGATATTGCGATAGACAGGCGTTAATTCGCTAACTGTCGCTGAAGGGTAAGTTGTTGCAATTTCAGGTGTGATCTTCTGCAGGTTTCGGTATTCGCGTTCCTTTGCCATGTAAGCCCCGTAAATCAAAATAGGAATGCCCACATTCGTCATTTTCAGGTTGCGGTAAGTAAGGTTTTGAACAAGGCCACCGCGGTCACGGTCCGATTTAATGCGAATGCCTGCTTCGGTATTGTTGAAGGTGCAGTCTTCAATCAAAAAATTTGACACGCCGCCTTTTGTATAACTGCCGATAGACAAGCCGTGTCCGTAGCCGTATTTGCAACCGGTAATGTGAACGTTCGTGGTGCCACCACCGCAGGTAAAATTATCGTCGCCGGTGCTGATGTCGCAATTCTTGATTAAGATGTCGCGTCCGGATACATCACAGGCATCGGTGTTGTGGCTCGGATTGACCGGGTCATCCGATGCCGGTGCACGAACGATAACGCCGCTAACCGTTACGTTTGACGATTTACCGCTGATGGCAATATGAAACATGGGCGAGTTGGTCAGCGTAACGTTTTCAATCAACACTTTGTCGCATTCTTTAAGAGAAATCATGCGCGGACGTTTGGCGTTTTTTTCCTTTGCAAAAGGCCACCAGGGAGAACCCTGACCGTCAATGGTTCCTTTCCCGGTAATGGCTACGTCGTGAAGTTTTACACCGCTGATAAAATCCGTACCGTATGCGGTACCACCAGGATATTTATCTATAGGCAAGAATTTGAGAACTGCGCCTGAATCGAGATGAAAATCAAGAGTGCTAAAAAACTGCAAAGGCCCCGATAAATAAACACCAGCAGGCACAATCACTTTTCCGCCGCCGGCACTCTTAGCCGCGCCGATGGCGTTTTGTATGGCGGTTGTGTTGTCGGTTACGTTGTCGCTCTTCGCACCAAAATCTTTTATGCTAAATGCTTTGTTCGGAATGGAAGGAAGCAGAGGCGCGGGAAAATCGGATTGCGCATGCAGCCGTTGAAAAACCGATAAACAAATGCTTGTTGCTACCAAAAAACAAAAAGGTGTTTTCATTTGATTCAATTAATGCTTTGCAATGGTAAGCGCTTTCCCGCAACAACCTTGCACGCTTATTTTATAAATTTAGGAGTTAGACCCTTTTCCGATGAATGTTGCGTGAGCCACGCGTCACCCATTGGCAACCTACCGAAAGCCACCGGCATGATAAATCTTTGAAGCGCTTTCCTTTCCTCTTGCCGCAAGGTCTTTGATTATGTCAAACAAAGGCTGGTGCAGCTCCAAAAGATTGGTCACTTCCGCCGGCCGGTAATTCATTTCCGTGTTGATGTTGATGGTGTATTTGCTGTCCCACGGCGGGTTTAATTTATCGTTTCACTTGCCTTGCAAGTTGGTGGGTTGCGAACCGGAAATCAAAAGGTAACGACTGAATTGAAAGTAAAGTGAAAGAAGTTGTGGATCATTGGCCGTATTGAATTCAGCAACGCCAACATTGGTTGGCTTCTTTGCTTGTTCGGTATCGAAAGAAGAAATGCCTTCGGGTTACCAGAAATTCTTTCACGATTGAGCAGTTACGTCATCCATGCTAAAGTAAATTAATCCATCGAGGTAAAGCAGCAGACGCTTTCATTGCAGCCTTGCCCGTCGTTTTGATCATCGTTTTTAAGTTCTCTGATCTATACTATGGATTTACCGCATTCATCCAAATGGTTCGCAAAGTTTTCAGCAAGTCACAACGATAACTTCATGTAAGCAATAAAAGTTTGGTAAAGATGGGTCACCTTTGTATTCATGGACGTCGTTGCTACATTAGACCTTATTACGGCTTCACCTTCGCTCACCGAACAGGAAGAACGGCGAAAAGAATTGGCTGCTTACCTGAACCATCTTATCCTAAATGATTTCTCCGCATTGATACAGCTTCTTTACCGTGTGGATGTTTCCGAACAAAAATTAAAAACGGTGCTGAAAGAAAATCCGCAGGCCGACGCTGGTGAACTGTTAGCCGAACTGCTAATTCAGCGACAAAAAGAAAAGACAGGCACACGGAAAAACTCTTCACTGGCAGATGAGCCATCGGGAGAGGAAGACTGGTGAAGACAATTAAACGTTGAAAACGAAAAACAGAAAGACGTTCCTTCTTTTCGCTGGCTGTCCTTAGTTTATCAACTTGTCAATGCGCTTCAGAAACAACATATCGCCCCTGTTGTAGCTAAAGCTCGCGGGCTTTGTATCAGAGTCGAAGACTTGCCATTGCAACATGTCGTCGTTTACAATCAGCAACAAGCCTTTTAACGTGACCACTTTAGAAGAGTCCCTTACCGTGAGATTAAAATTGACGGGGTTTTTCCGGATGTCCGATACCGTTGCAAAAGCTTTTTTGCGCTGGCCGCCGCAAACAATATAAACCGTATTGCTGTCCACAATGTCCAGCCCTGCGCCGCTACCGTTGCGCCACGTTCCCATCAAATCGCTCATGCTGTGTTCTTCTTTTGTTTGCGCCCATCCGTTCAGTGCTGCAAAGAGCGAAAGAACCGTCATCATCTTTTTCATAACCGCATTTTCGTTACACAATTCTTCTACACTTTTTCTTAATACATACCCTGTGCCATGAATTTGTTTATCCGCTTACCGGCACTATTTTTTTAGCAATGCAAAAAAGATTTTATGCAAAGAGACGGCGCGAACATTAGCCTTTGGCAAAGCGGAATAAATGATTACACTCCCTCAAATACAGGCTCAGCAGAGGCCGTGTACGACGTGTTGATAGCAGGCGGCGGCATCACCGGCGTTACCACCGGATTGTTGTTGCAAAAAGCGGGCAAAAAGGTTGTACTTGCTGAAGCACATACCCTGTGTTTTGGGACTACAGGCGGCACTACGGCGCACATCAATTCTTTTTTTGACACGAGCTATGATCAAATTGAAAACGATTTTGGCAAGGATGCGGCAAAGCAAATAGCCGAAGCCACTAAACAGGCGAGAGAACTTTTTAAAACGAACGTTGCTCAATACAAAATTGATTGTGGCTTTGAAGAAAAAGACGGGTACGTGTACGCACAAACAGAGCAACAAGTTCAGGAATTGGACAAGATGTTTGAAGCTTCAAGAGCAGTTGGCGCAAACATAGAATACGTACAACAAATACCCTTGCCGGTTGACTTTCAAAAAGCAATCGTATATCATGAACAAGCACAACTACATCCAACGCGTTATGTTTTTGCGTTGGCAAAGGTGTTTGAAGAAGCCGGTGGCGTTGTTTTACAAAACTGCCCGGTAAACAAGGTTGAAAAAGAAGACGATTTGCTTCTTATCGAAACAGGCATCGGCACTCTAAAAGCAAGAGCGTTGATATGGGCCACGCACATTCCACCCGGCATCAATTTGCTGCACTTCCGCAACGCACCGTACCGCAGTTATGCCGTTGCACTTAAACTGGCCGACGACAATTACCCCGATGCGCTGGTTTATGACATGTACGACCCTTATTATTATTATCGCACACAGCAAATTGACGGCGAAAAATATTTGATTGCTGGCGGCGAAGATCACAAAACAGCTCACGAAGAAAATACAGCGGCTTGCTTCGATCATTTGCTGGCGCACGTTCGCCACTATTTTACGATAAAAGAAGTCAGTCGTCGCTGGTCTTCGCAATATTTTGAACCGGCCGATGGACTGGCCTACATTGGGCATTTGCCCGGTAACCCCGACAACGTTTACGTGGCTACAGGTTATGGCGGCAACGGCATCACGTACAGTCACATTGCGGCCATTACCTTAACGGGTTTATTGACGAAGGGCAATAGCGAGTTCAAAGACCTCTTTAGTCCTTCACGCATCAAACCCATTGCCGGCTTTGCCGCCTTTGTGCAGGAGAATGCGGATGTGGTAAAAGAGTTTGTTGCAAAACGCATTGCCGTTGAAAAAATTCAGGGTCTTGCCGAACTGGCGCACAACGAGGCAAAAGTTGTGAAGTACGAAGGCGAAAAAATAGCCTTGTATAAAGATGAAGCCGGTGGTGTTCACGCTATCAATCCGGTGTGTACACACGCTAAATGCATCGTTGCCTGGAACAATACCGAAAAATCCTGGGATTGTCCCTGCCACGGCGCCCGTTACAATATGGACGGCGAAGTACTTACCGGACCTGCACAAAATGGATTGGAGAAGATTGAGTTGGGAACCAGCAAATCCTGAACCCGTGTTGATAAAAAAAGTTATTGCTTCTTCTGTTTAATAAATGTCCTGAACGATAAGTTTTTAATTAAATTATCCGGCTGTTGATTCTTTTTGCTGATGGTAGAAAATCAGCAAGGGGTATAAAATTTGAGGAACTCTTTGCTTGAACCGACGTTTGATTCTATGCGTCTATTTCAAATTCTTGCCAGTATTGATGTACTTGCTTAATGGTTTTCAGAAAGGTTTCGCAAACAAGCCGTGTATTTACCCGAGTTTTATTGCACAAAATGCGGCTTCTCACTAACCTGTAACAACACTTATTTCCTGTTGAACGGAATCGTTACTCTGTTGATACTAACACCAATCCATTCAACGCCCGATTCATTAACGCAACTGGAAACAGTTTACTTTCTGTAAGCGTTGGCGTACACTGCTTGCGATATACAATGGCTTCTGCGCATGCCGCAGCGTTCTGCGTAGCAAGCCTTGCTACACCTTAAACAAAACACGTTTCATATAAACTGAAAAATCTATTGGAAATCATGAAACAAGCAATTCTGTTCTTTCTGTACTTGTTCAGCGTACAGCTCCTTTTTTCGCAAACACCGCACGATGTTATCCTGCTGCTCAACATTGGCCAATCCAACGTCGTGGGCAGGGCTCAGGATGATTTGGCAAACGAAGTACCGCCTACGCCCGGCACCTGGTGGTACAAGCAAAGTACCAACAGTTTGGAGTCGCTTATTGAAAGCGTCGGCGAGGGCCTTTCGCAAGCTACTGCCTACAGCATGAATCCCATGTTGGGAAAGCGATTAAAAGAATTAACCGGGCACGATGTCATTATTGTGCCAGCCGGCGTGGGAAACACTTTTATTGTTAGTTGGCTTAAGTCATCGAATTATTATTATACCCGAGCAAAACAAATGTGGCAAGCCGCACTTGCTTACTGTGCTTCTCAAAACATAACGGTGTCAGCAAAGTATGTCCACTGGCTGCAAGGCGAGAATGATGCAGGCTTTACCGAGACAGACGGTTATTACGTCATGCTGAATCAATTAGCCAGCGATCTGGTTTCGGATATGGGTGTCGAAAAAGTTTTTGCCACACGCATTGGTTACGATCCCAATTACACGGCCGCCACCAACAGCGAAAAAATCATGAAGGCGGAAAAGATCTTAAACTTCAACAACCCGAATTTTATTATGGACAGCTATTCGCCGCCTACGTACACGTTTGCCAACGGCAAGATGCTTTCCGATCAAACACATCACAGTTTGCTGGGCCTGAACCAGGATGCGCAAGACATTGCCACCGCCATAAATTATTACCGCAATACGGGGCAAAAAATTCAACTGGCAGAAAATGTTGCTGCGCTCCAAAATGTGACCTCAGGCTATATTAATCTTACTCCCAATTGGTCTTTTGATTTCAACAACAACATTAACGAAGCGGCAGGCAACGTATTACTGAACATGCAAACCAGAAGCGGAACGCCGATACCCGACCCATCCTACACATCCGACGGAGCAATTATCATTAGCCCTAACACCGGCCTTCTCACATCGCGGCCCTTTTCGTCCGACACTTTCACCATAGAAATAAGGCTAAAGATGAATGTCAACGAAGCCTGGACTACGGTGCTCGGCACAGGCGTTGGCGATCATTACAACAAGCTGACGCTTCATCATAACAACAGCACATCGGCGCTATACGTTGAGTTGGGCACTGCCAACGCGTACTATTCATGGGACTTGGGTAATACCGTAAACATGAGCAACTATCATACGTTTAAGTTTACGCAGACAAACGGAATATTAAAGTTCTATCTCGATGGTGTGCAAAGGGGTGATGAAAAAAATTCAACGGAGAGTTTTACCATGACGGTAATTGGCATGGGCGGCGGTACCGGCGGCCCCGATATGGATGGCGCAATTGATTTCTTCCGTATCAAAAACACCGTTGATAACTCGCCGCTGCCTGTAAAGTTTAAATCCTTTAAAGCAACCAACATCAAATGAAAAAGTTAGCAAGCATTCTTGTTTTGGCCGCGCTGTTTTCCTGTTCAAAGAAAGATTGGACCGGCGCAAAATCCGTCACGAATTACCTGATTAGAGTAGTGGCTGTGGACAATGACGGTGTTGAATCTTTCACATCGATCTCGCGGGTAAAATCAGGCAAGGTTGTCGTTGAGTTTGAAACCAGCGAAGCAGTCAATGTAAAGGAATACAAGGTTGAAGCATCATCCGACGGCAGCCATTTTACAAGCATAAAAACGATTGCCGCTGACATAAAGTTGCCAGACAAAATTTACAGAGACACCCTGGAGTTACAATAATGCGAAAGAAGATAAGCGGCCGTGATTCGTTTTTAGAAGATCAAACCTCCTAAAGGCTTGATCGTACATTAACGTGCCGCAATACTTTTCACCAGCAAGCTATTGAAAAGTATTGCGGCACGTTAAACTTATCGCTGTTTATTAGCCGGCTTGTTTGCGGCTCCTTATCCGCTTTAAGCCGTAAGCTGCTCCGCCTACCAATAAAATACTGAGACCGCCATCAAACGGTGCATCGGCTGTGCTGCTATTACCTGAACCTACGCTTCCAACTCCGGAACCGCCGCCGTTGTTTGGGTTCGTAGTTCTAAATTGATTGTTTCGACCAATTTGCTTATCAGCGTTTGGATCGCAAGAGAAGAGAAGAATGGCCACAAGAAGGCCAGGAAGAAGTGTTTTCATGATCATAAGTTTGGTGTGTATTCAACAGTATTTAAACAAAATAAATTGCCGGGCTTTGGCATTCAGGAAGGATAAGGGACGGTAGAACTTACTTCAATAAATCAACAATCATACCCAACAATGAGTCATTCTCTAATGAAAAAGTTTTAGTAGAAAGGCAGAGAAAAAAGCTAATAAACCAACGGAAGTTTTTCTACACGTTCCTTGTGTTTACTCCAAATCAAGAAAGCGAAAGAGAAAGATAGCACCAGCGCTTTTTCGAATGAGGCGTTCCCTACACATGTTGAGAAAGCGAAAAGCCCTTTGCTTACATAGATTCTATTGGCAATTATTATTGCAGGCAAATTTTAAGTAAGCAGATATAAACGAAGCTGCGTAATTCTACGCAAAGAACTGTGGTTTCTTTACGTTTCAGAAAGGGCGAATGTGCGCTTGTGGGGTTTTGGGGTGTGGAGTAGTTTTGCAGCAGAAGTTGATTGGTACGAAAACGTTATCAATCCCAAGATCCAAATCCTGCTGAAAGCCGCAGTGTCCAACAATCCTGAAAAAACCAAAAATCCAATATCAGTCAACTTCTTTTTTATCCACTCCTGTTGAAAGCCGTTGCTAACCGGTCCCAAATCCTAAGAAAGCCAAAACACATCCAACTCCTGTTTGAAAACCGATCCAATCCTTTGAGAGGCTAAGGCGTCCGTACTGTCCGATGAAAACAACGCATTCAAAGAAAACAAACGCCTTAGACATAATACGAAAACGTCCCTCCAAAAAAGAGGGACGTTTTTGTTTCTCTGAATTTCATTGGTGAATAAAACAAAGGCCGCAAGAATTTTCTTGCGGCCTTTGTGGACCCTGAGGGACTTGAACCCCCGGCCCTCTGATTATGAGTCAGACGCTCTAACCAACTGAGCTAAGGGTCCGAAATTTTTAAAACAATCCGCTAAAAAAGCGGGGAGCAAAAATAGGGAAACGACCTTATTAATCTTTCACTTCTTCAAAATCAATGTACTCGCCCAAGGTGCTTTTTTTCTTGTCCGTATTGTTCTTTGGCTGGTTGTTTTGCGATGCCTGCTGGCCCTGTTGCCCGCGCATTTGTTCGTTCATATCCCGGAACTTTTGCTTTACCTGCCGCGTGGTTTTATAAACAGGAATTATAAAATCAAACACCAGTTTAAAAATGAGGTAGGCCACAAAAGTGAAGAAAAGAAAACTTAAAATCATAGCACTTCAAAGGTAAAGGCGCCCAAACAATCAATTTGAATTTGGACGGTATTTAACGTTTGCCTTACCTTTGGCACGGCAAAGAAATTTAGAAGGGAACGAACGGCGTTCCCTTCTTCTTTTACAACAGGACAATGGAAACAGTATTGGACGCAATCACGCAAAAGGTAAACAGTCTTCTGGAAACCAACCCTTCGCACTTTTTGGTGGACATACGCATCAAGCCAACCAACAACATTAAGGTGTTTGTTGATGCCGATGAAGGCATTATGCTTTCAACGCTCATTGGTTACAACCGAAAACTTTACAAGATTTTGGAGGAAAGCGGCTTGTTTCCAGGCGGTGACTTTTCGCTGGAAGTTTCGTCTCCCGGCCTTGACGAACCGCTTAAGAAACAGCGCCAATACAAAAAGAACGCGGGCCGCTACGTACAGGTTACAAAGAATGACGGCGGCATTGTTGAAGGAAAATTGATAGAGGCAACCGAAGACGGCATTGTTGTAGAAACCGAAACCGGCAAAGGCAAAAAAAAAGAAGTAAAGCAGGAAACCATTTTGTTCAGCGATATAAAAACAACAAAAATTCAAGTTAAGTTTTGAGAAAGCGGTGCGTTATCAGCCACAAACTGAAAGCAAGCAACAAAATCTCAAAGCCGAAATCGTAAATCTGAAATTACCATGGCCAGTATCAACCTGATAGAAGCATTCCAGGAGTTTAAGGATGCCGAAAACATTGACCGCCCCACGCTCATGCGTGTGGTAGAGGATGTATTTAAAACCCTCATCCGCAAAAAATACGGCAGCGACGAAACCTTCGATGTGATTGTGAACGCCGAAAAAGGCGACCTTGAAATTTTTCGCCGGCGCAACATTGTGGACGATGACGATGTCTATAATACGCTTGAAGAAATTGAAGTGTCGGAGGCCCGGAAAATTTCGCCCGACTACGAAGTAGGCGAAGAACTGTATGAAGAAGTGAACCTTGAGGACTTTGGCCGCCGCGCTATCTTAGCTGCAAAGCAAACCCTTGCCAGCCGCAT
Coding sequences within:
- a CDS encoding Rieske (2Fe-2S) protein — its product is MEKRINWVKIAESVSDIPFDANEIAEVMAGDKRICIGKHKEELFAFAHKCPHASGFFSEGFIDALGNVVCPVHHYKFCMKNGRNISGEGYYLKHWPVALRKDGVFIGFDSRKLFDFF
- a CDS encoding glycoside hydrolase family 28 protein, whose protein sequence is MKTPFCFLVATSICLSVFQRLHAQSDFPAPLLPSIPNKAFSIKDFGAKSDNVTDNTTAIQNAIGAAKSAGGGKVIVPAGVYLSGPLQFFSTLDFHLDSGAVLKFLPIDKYPGGTAYGTDFISGVKLHDVAITGKGTIDGQGSPWWPFAKEKNAKRPRMISLKECDKVLIENVTLTNSPMFHIAISGKSSNVTVSGVIVRAPASDDPVNPSHNTDACDVSGRDILIKNCDISTGDDNFTCGGGTTNVHITGCKYGYGHGLSIGSYTKGGVSNFLIEDCTFNNTEAGIRIKSDRDRGGLVQNLTYRNLKMTNVGIPILIYGAYMAKEREYRNLQKITPEIATTYPSATVSELTPVYRNIKFQNITATTQKGKRAGLIWGLPEAPAANIVFQNVIITAENPFGVFFVQNMQLENCKILTKEGVNKLALANAQVSVDGEEVK
- a CDS encoding FAD-dependent oxidoreductase, translating into MQRDGANISLWQSGINDYTPSNTGSAEAVYDVLIAGGGITGVTTGLLLQKAGKKVVLAEAHTLCFGTTGGTTAHINSFFDTSYDQIENDFGKDAAKQIAEATKQARELFKTNVAQYKIDCGFEEKDGYVYAQTEQQVQELDKMFEASRAVGANIEYVQQIPLPVDFQKAIVYHEQAQLHPTRYVFALAKVFEEAGGVVLQNCPVNKVEKEDDLLLIETGIGTLKARALIWATHIPPGINLLHFRNAPYRSYAVALKLADDNYPDALVYDMYDPYYYYRTQQIDGEKYLIAGGEDHKTAHEENTAACFDHLLAHVRHYFTIKEVSRRWSSQYFEPADGLAYIGHLPGNPDNVYVATGYGGNGITYSHIAAITLTGLLTKGNSEFKDLFSPSRIKPIAGFAAFVQENADVVKEFVAKRIAVEKIQGLAELAHNEAKVVKYEGEKIALYKDEAGGVHAINPVCTHAKCIVAWNNTEKSWDCPCHGARYNMDGEVLTGPAQNGLEKIELGTSKS
- a CDS encoding LamG-like jellyroll fold domain-containing protein — protein: MKQAILFFLYLFSVQLLFSQTPHDVILLLNIGQSNVVGRAQDDLANEVPPTPGTWWYKQSTNSLESLIESVGEGLSQATAYSMNPMLGKRLKELTGHDVIIVPAGVGNTFIVSWLKSSNYYYTRAKQMWQAALAYCASQNITVSAKYVHWLQGENDAGFTETDGYYVMLNQLASDLVSDMGVEKVFATRIGYDPNYTAATNSEKIMKAEKILNFNNPNFIMDSYSPPTYTFANGKMLSDQTHHSLLGLNQDAQDIATAINYYRNTGQKIQLAENVAALQNVTSGYINLTPNWSFDFNNNINEAAGNVLLNMQTRSGTPIPDPSYTSDGAIIISPNTGLLTSRPFSSDTFTIEIRLKMNVNEAWTTVLGTGVGDHYNKLTLHHNNSTSALYVELGTANAYYSWDLGNTVNMSNYHTFKFTQTNGILKFYLDGVQRGDEKNSTESFTMTVIGMGGGTGGPDMDGAIDFFRIKNTVDNSPLPVKFKSFKATNIK
- a CDS encoding PID-CTERM protein-sorting domain-containing protein — its product is MKTLLPGLLVAILLFSCDPNADKQIGRNNQFRTTNPNNGGGSGVGSVGSGNSSTADAPFDGGLSILLVGGAAYGLKRIRSRKQAG
- a CDS encoding ribosome maturation factor RimP, encoding METVLDAITQKVNSLLETNPSHFLVDIRIKPTNNIKVFVDADEGIMLSTLIGYNRKLYKILEESGLFPGGDFSLEVSSPGLDEPLKKQRQYKKNAGRYVQVTKNDGGIVEGKLIEATEDGIVVETETGKGKKKEVKQETILFSDIKTTKIQVKF